The Oreochromis niloticus isolate F11D_XX linkage group LG13, O_niloticus_UMD_NMBU, whole genome shotgun sequence genome has a window encoding:
- the LOC112841960 gene encoding uncharacterized protein K02A2.6-like produces MRLMRYSYTVQYAPGKSLWTADTLSRSPLKKPMNMSDKELMESTDIYVDSIVANMPVSSSYMQTLKKQLKSDSVCARVMDMCTEGWPDHAKQEPLLRNYWPDRATLTVKDGLLLKDTRLVIPSAMRNKVLEKLHEGHQGVVKCKARARQTVWWPGLSQQISEMVLKCKTCIQERHNNSEPLMPTEYPARPWQKVGTDLFELGGKTYLLAVDYHSRFVEIALLHRTKSINVITHLKSFFAHHGIPEVLMSDNGPQYSGQTFTDFAAAYGFKHITSCPKFPQSNGEAERAVQTVKNLLKKAADPYLALLAYRATPLQSGYSPAEFLMGRRLRTTLPILPSQLEPTLPDNALLAQKEREKRMMDMANFNRRHRAKPLCSLSPGEQVWVTDVKTAGTVIQNHSTPRSYTVELPQGTVRRNRVHLIPLSSPVHEPANVPVLQKPQTPSVSPATPVNTDVVRTKSGRAIVKPKKLDL; encoded by the coding sequence ATGAGACTCATGCGTTACTCGTACACTGTGCAGTACGCCCCAGGGAAATCGCTCTGGACAGCGGATACTTTGTCCCGCTCACCGCTGAAAAAACCAATGAACATGTCAGACAAAGAGCTGATGGAAAGCACAGACATATATGTGGACAGTATTGTAGCAAACATGCCTGTCAGTTCATCATATATGCAAACACTGAAGAAACAACTGAAAAGCGACAGTGTGTGTGCTCGTGTCATGGACATGTGCACCGAAGGCTGGCCAGATCATGCAAAACAAGAGCCTTTACTGCGAAATTACTGGCCTGACCGAGCCACGCTCACTGTTAAAGACGGCCTTTTGCTAAAAGACACACGGCTTGTCATTCCTTCAGCAATGAgaaacaaggtgctggaaaaacTACACGAAGGACACCAAGgtgttgtaaaatgtaaagctcGTGCACGCCAAACAGTGTGGTGGCCCGGGCTGAGTCAACAAATCTCTGAGATGGTGCTCAAGTGCAAAACATGTATTCAagaaagacacaataacagtgaGCCACTCATGCCAACAGAATATCCTGCCCGCCCATGGCAGAAAGTGGGGACAGATCTTTTTGAGCTGGGAGGGAAAACTTACCTTCTCGCTGTTGACTATCACTCTAGATTTGTTGAGATTGCTTTGTTACACAGAACAAAATCAATCAATGTCATTACCCACCTGAAATCTTTCTTTGCCCATCATGGCATCCCAGAGGTCCTCATGTCTGATAATGGGCCGCAGTATTCAGGTCAAACCTTTACAGACTTCGCGGCAGCATACGGCTTTAAACACATCACAAGCTGCCCCAAGTTTCCGCAAAGTAATGGAGAAGCAGAACGTGCTGTGCAAACTGTAAAAAATCTTCTGAAGAAAGCAGCTGATCCTTATCTAGCTCTTCTTGCCTATAGAGCTACGCCACTGCAGTCCGGATACAGCCCCGCAGAGTTTTTAATGGGCAGACGTCTGCGAACCACACTGCCGATACTTCCATCGCAGCTGGAGCCTACACTGCCAGACAACGCACTGCTCGCTCAAAAGGAAAGGGAGAAGAGGATGATGGACATGGCAAACTTCAACAGGCGCCACCGCGCAAAACCTTTATGCAGCCTGTCCCCAGGAGAGCAAGTTTGGGTGACTGATGTCAAAACTGCAGGCACTGTTATCCAAAATCACTCTACACCCCGATCATACACGGTGGAGTTACCACAAGGGACCGTGAGGCGTAATCGCGTGCATTTGATTCCTTTAAGTTCACCAGTGCATGAACCTGCTAATGTGCCTGT